Proteins encoded within one genomic window of Pygocentrus nattereri isolate fPygNat1 chromosome 9, fPygNat1.pri, whole genome shotgun sequence:
- the LOC108438076 gene encoding period circadian protein-like: MTEGTTGQGKQERKTDHTNDRGTGTKTDTRTETEGETGMGTTTGTATGSDTTEGNKTTPGTERAKTKEQKKRDTKADTGRTGGSWGSADTGEGGTGRNKGAVTSTEAREPTVTSTAADGPVSVSLSLLSLAWWHWDMGNLGCVGTAGVSSQWNNHKP, translated from the coding sequence ATGACAGAAGGCACaacaggacaaggaaaacaagaacgcaAGACAGACCACACAAACgacaggggaacaggaaccaaaacaGACACCCGGACAGAAACGGAAGGAGAGACAGGAATGGGAACCACCACAGGAACGGCAACAGGCAGTGACACAACAGAAGGGAACAAGACCACACCAGGAAcagagagggcaaaaacaaaggaacaaaaaaaacGGGACACAAAAGCAGACACAGGCAGAACAGGAGGTTCATGGGGATCAGCAGACACAGGCGAGGGGGGGACGGGCAGGAACAAAGGAGCTGTAACATCCACGGAAGCACGTGAGCCTACAGTGACGTCCACGGCGGCAGACGggcctgtctctgtctctctgtctctgctgtctctGGCTTGGTGGCATTGGGACATGGGTAATTTGGGCTGTGTAGGAACAGCCGGAGTTTCATCCCAATGGAACAACCACAAACCGTAG